The Acropora muricata isolate sample 2 chromosome 4, ASM3666990v1, whole genome shotgun sequence genome contains the following window.
TCGCATTTTCAAACACCTACAAAATTCTGAACATTGATGCACCTTGTGTTCAGTCGACTGTTCTGTATTTTAGATTAAACCTCTACGAGTTtccaacttaagataaaagggGCTATTCATAttcaaagagaacaaccttcttagAATCAACAATTCTAATCATGTAAATCTAAAACTATCCTTTTAATTCTTACATTGTCTGTCACGTTTtatgtacattccgttgttactaGCATAATTATTAGCAGTTTTccctacttataaattcaactacTAATGCTTTGTACATTGATTAATCGAAGATGACaaaagtttctgtcgaaacatgtctcataaacttaaaagttttgtctttttctttaaaGTAATGGAAAATATATAATGACAAATTTAGTATATGTTTTTTGTTCATCATTTTGAAGGTTTCCTGTATGAAAACGTTCAGGGGCATGGTAAATGCAGCATTAAAATCAAGTACTTGCATAACATACACCAGGAGCTTGGTAGCACGCAGGTTTGCATTCTCTCGCTGTGTATCATTACATCAGCGGACTCTGGCAAGTGAATCAAAGCAATTTCAAGCCAGTTGCAGAAAGATTGGTGCTGTGGTAACAAAGGCTGAAGCAAGAAATTCAAAACCCATTGTTGCTCTTCTTGGCTGGAATAGTGCTCAAGACAAACACTTGGCAAAATACAGTGAAATCTACGAAAAGAAAGGCTTCGATACCGTTAGGATATCTGCCAATCCAGTCAGTACGATGatatttttgcacagagcaaaaAATGTGGCTCAAAACTTGCTTGATATACTGGTAGAAATGAAATCAGATCAAGATTGCTCAATCATCATCCATGCATTCAGCATGGGAGGGTTCAATGTGTATCACTTCATGCGTCAAGCCATATTAAGTCCCGGACACCAACATTTTAATTCCATTCATATCATTggttgcatatttgacagttgTCCTAATTCTCCTGGTATGCATAGCACACCATGGGTGCAGTCTTCAGTTGTTCAAAATTTACCAAATCCATTGGCTAAAGTTGTGGCATGGATTGGCCTTGGAGTTGCTTACCCCTTAGCGTTTCTGTTGGGTCCACATATAAAGCGTCTTATTCCAGACAACATTAACTCACCCCTGGGTTGCCCAGAGCTATTTCTGTACAGTGACGTAGACCACCTAATTCCTTACGATGATGTCAAGACTTTCCTGAAAGCTCATGAGGAGAAAGGCATCAATGTGTTTTCTAAAGTAATGAAAGGATCTGCTCATGTGCAGCACTTGAGAAATTATCCTGAAGACTATCTTAATCAAATCAACACATTTACTGATTACTGCTTGAAAAACGATATGTGATACAACGATATTAGTTTCCTTGCAACTATTAAAAGGATCTGGTCATGTTCAGTACTTGAAAAACTATGCTTTATTAAATCAACATACTTATTGATTACTGCTTGAAAAACGATATGTGATACAACGATATTAGTTTCCTTGCAACTATTAAAAGGATCTGGTCATGTTCAGTACTTGAAAAACTATGCTTAATTAAATCAACATACTTATTGATTACTGCTTGAAAAACGATATGTGAATGTTGATATTAAAGTTTCCTTGCAACTATTAAAAGGATCTGGTCTTGTGCAGTACTTGAAAAACTATGCTGAAGGCTATCTTAATTAAATCAACATATTTTCTGATtactgcttgaaaatttacattaaagcTCCATGACCTATATTACCGTTGTCTTAATAGAAGGGATCAGGGTGGAAGAAATGAAGTATTGCAATGACCTAAGGGATTGGTTTAGAACTATGAAGATTAGACCTGGCAATACAATTGGATGTATTAGCAGAAATCCCAGTATGAGTTAACCCGATTTAATGACCCTAAGGTCAAATATTGAAAATATATCGCGTATCAGACGATACAACAATTCAAGCCTCAGTCTGCATTTAACTTAAGACCCAATCTGCAGTCTGCATTCTGTACCTAGTCTGGATTTTAAATCAAGTCTGGAATCTGCAGTCTGTAGCCTGCACTTTTTACTGACCGGTGACAAAATCCCTTACAAGCCTTTCCAGAAACATAATTGTGCTCGAAACATAATTTTCGACTTGTTCTcgaaacataattttttttacaagggTTTGCCGCCACAAAAGCGAATTTCGATTGTCACTCTTAATTTAGCGAAAACATATTACCAGGAAAAAGTCTGCTTCTAACCTAAACAAACGAACACAGCTTATTTCAGGGCAACACTTCCAAACGTTTCTTATTTTTCACGTCCTTCCGTCTCACCCCCTCACCGCCCGTCGAAGGCACTTCAATAATCTGAGAttaaaaccagttttgaaatatttttgtgactgctgttaaggacggtgcctactattgctattgcgcatacgttctgcgcatctccagatactcggatttcctatcgccaatgcttattaatgcagggatatttttgcgcggtttaaaactatccgaagaaagtaggtcttagtaagtactcttggtatccaaaaagaaaattgggggtaaccatgcatttttgagaaataattaagcttcaatttgagaaagaacgctatacattgctttgtattttaaagatttttacagatattattcatgaattatctctgaaaaatgcgtggttacccccaattttctttttggatttcaataggacttgtaaagatctacaattcctgcataatcacacgccggggacaaaatatctttaattagtaggcaccgtccttaatataGCCATTATGTTATCGTCGTTTTTGTCCGCGTGAATGTGTGCGGTGTCAGATAATCCCGCCCAGCGTGTTGGTGGTTATTGCTGTGAAGCTTGCGAAACACGGGCTCGGTTTTCCTGTTATTTTTAGTGTTGCTTGCGTTTGTTTTGCTTGAACTATTAATTTAAAAACCCGCGATTCTCCCTCACTCTTAGACAAACGACTGACGTCTTAAATCGCAAAGTAGTCGCACGTAATTCTTActcgaataataataattgatagtaataataaaaatgataataattaatgttagtataaatttactcgtagtctatcgtgaatccgtgaatctgattggctatattactcgtagactatctgctgatagtcaacagttgtgaatagccaatgaaaatcgttctcctatttgttttgaccaatcacgaagctttaaattttaaattgtgcatcacgaattttaaattgtatatcacgaagcttcagtgcacatcgcgcgcagtgtttgaaaccttgaatttgagttgccgatgtaaacacaataaaccacttttaaccatttaaacattactttacatttttatgcaatgagactacgagtaaatttatactaaaacaattagactactcgccctcgttgactatctgctcgtagaaaactggGGCtcatagtctaattgttaattataatttGCAAATTCACAGGCCACAATCGACACAATGCACGAGATTACGTTGTCGCCAGACAGAAGTAGTAAGGA
Protein-coding sequences here:
- the LOC136914168 gene encoding transmembrane protein 53-like isoform X1, translated to MALKAVSCMKTFRGMVNAALKSSTCITYTRSLVARRFAFSRCVSLHQRTLASESKQFQASCRKIGAVVTKAEARNSKPIVALLGWNSAQDKHLAKYSEIYEKKGFDTVRISANPVSTMIFLHRAKNVAQNLLDILVEMKSDQDCSIIIHAFSMGGFNVYHFMRQAILSPGHQHFNSIHIIGCIFDSCPNSPGMHSTPWVQSSVVQNLPNPLAKVVAWIGLGVAYPLAFLLGPHIKRLIPDNINSPLGCPELFLYSDVDHLIPYDDVKTFLKAHEEKGINVFSKVMKGSAHVQHLRNYPEDYLNQINTFTDYCLKNDM
- the LOC136914168 gene encoding transmembrane protein 53-like isoform X2, encoding MAYVSCMKTFRGMVNAALKSSTCITYTRSLVARRFAFSRCVSLHQRTLASESKQFQASCRKIGAVVTKAEARNSKPIVALLGWNSAQDKHLAKYSEIYEKKGFDTVRISANPVSTMIFLHRAKNVAQNLLDILVEMKSDQDCSIIIHAFSMGGFNVYHFMRQAILSPGHQHFNSIHIIGCIFDSCPNSPGMHSTPWVQSSVVQNLPNPLAKVVAWIGLGVAYPLAFLLGPHIKRLIPDNINSPLGCPELFLYSDVDHLIPYDDVKTFLKAHEEKGINVFSKVMKGSAHVQHLRNYPEDYLNQINTFTDYCLKNDM